One Streptomyces sp. ML-6 genomic region harbors:
- a CDS encoding DUF2690 domain-containing protein has protein sequence MTTSSNSDNSATPPEPESQPSTRGGQNRRNRLSGATKLAYAVAIVGAVAAAFVTPLGDHLMKGFLEEPTCPGEACEGKNPQNQGCGEDARTYKPAVGNPALLQLRYSEDCQAVWARVERGSPGDLVTAEVTGGTKRTAQIEYGDDKFTGMVSVGDGEFQVTACAVPKAGGESTYERYCIHATEATAWR, from the coding sequence GTGACGACAAGCAGCAACAGCGACAACTCCGCAACGCCCCCCGAGCCCGAGTCGCAACCGTCCACACGCGGTGGACAGAACAGGCGCAACAGGCTCAGCGGTGCGACAAAGCTGGCCTATGCCGTGGCGATCGTCGGCGCCGTGGCGGCTGCCTTTGTGACCCCTCTCGGCGATCACCTGATGAAGGGCTTCCTCGAGGAACCGACCTGTCCGGGTGAAGCCTGCGAGGGGAAGAACCCTCAGAACCAGGGATGCGGCGAAGATGCGCGCACCTATAAGCCCGCCGTCGGCAACCCCGCCCTTCTCCAGCTCCGCTACAGCGAGGACTGCCAGGCGGTATGGGCCCGCGTCGAACGCGGGAGCCCAGGGGATCTGGTCACGGCAGAAGTCACAGGGGGAACCAAACGCACTGCCCAGATCGAGTACGGAGACGACAAGTTCACCGGCATGGTGAGCGTGGGTGACGGCGAGTTCCAGGTCACCGCCTGTGCGGTACCCAAGGCCGGTGGTGAGAGCACCTACGAGCGCTACTGCATCCATGCAACCGAGGCGACGGCTTGGCGGTGA
- a CDS encoding carbon-nitrogen hydrolase family protein, translating to MPGPLTVAVCQPRCADLDVAANAALHAEAVLSAQARLVVFPELSLTGYDLAASAVAADDPRLAPLVDACRRTGAMALVGAPLQGEDGREYIATLAVTGQGAAATYAKMFLHGDERIRFTPGEKPAVLEIDGWRLGLAVCRDAAVPQHAAETAALGIDAYVASTLYGAGPEQSARRDGHMQERAAAHGVWVVLSTAAGSSGEFRETSGGSGVWAPDGTLVAQAGPEAGAVVTETLN from the coding sequence ATGCCTGGACCGCTGACCGTCGCAGTCTGCCAGCCCCGCTGTGCCGACCTGGACGTCGCCGCCAACGCCGCTCTGCACGCCGAGGCCGTGCTGAGCGCACAGGCCCGCCTGGTCGTCTTCCCGGAGCTCTCGCTCACGGGCTACGACCTCGCCGCCTCGGCGGTGGCCGCGGACGACCCCCGGCTTGCCCCACTCGTCGATGCGTGCCGCCGCACGGGAGCGATGGCGCTGGTCGGCGCTCCACTGCAGGGCGAGGACGGGCGCGAGTACATCGCGACGCTGGCCGTCACGGGCCAGGGGGCGGCGGCAACGTACGCGAAGATGTTCCTGCACGGAGACGAAAGGATCCGCTTCACCCCAGGCGAGAAACCAGCAGTGCTGGAGATCGACGGGTGGCGGTTGGGGCTCGCCGTGTGCCGCGATGCGGCGGTGCCGCAGCACGCGGCGGAAACAGCGGCACTGGGCATCGACGCATATGTGGCCAGCACGCTCTACGGTGCGGGCCCAGAGCAGTCGGCTCGCCGGGACGGGCACATGCAGGAGCGGGCAGCAGCGCACGGCGTATGGGTTGTGTTGTCGACCGCGGCGGGATCGAGCGGCGAGTTCCGGGAGACCTCCGGCGGCTCCGGGGTGTGGGCGCCCGACGGCACACTGGTAGCCCAGGCCGGCCCCGAGGCCGGTGCCGTGGTCACCGAGACCCTCAACTGA
- a CDS encoding transposase has product MTDAEWAEVRAVMPVPAWLLKRGGRAEAYCHRTMLDAVRYLVDNGVKWQVIENRGRSVTFR; this is encoded by the coding sequence ATGACGGATGCGGAGTGGGCCGAGGTCCGCGCCGTGATGCCGGTGCCGGCCTGGCTCCTGAAGCGCGGCGGGCGTGCGGAGGCGTATTGCCACCGGACGATGCTCGACGCGGTGCGCTACCTGGTCGACAACGGCGTGAAGTGGCAAGTTATTGAGAATCGGGGCAGGAGCGTTACCTTTCGGTGA
- a CDS encoding PIN domain-containing protein yields the protein MKEPAARSLVLDSQALSLLLRNDRQMITRIEAARRVGVPVLVSALTVVEAVYGKTDTARLRWLLSRLRVQDVTQADSLTAVQLLSDAGGLHGHKYAIDALVAAMALRSPAPVLVLTSDRDDWSKLCGDRVQIKDV from the coding sequence ATGAAGGAGCCCGCCGCCAGGTCTCTGGTACTCGACTCCCAGGCGCTGTCGTTGCTGCTGCGCAACGACCGCCAGATGATCACCCGAATCGAGGCCGCTCGGCGCGTGGGCGTGCCCGTACTTGTGTCGGCGCTGACGGTAGTGGAGGCCGTCTACGGGAAAACGGACACTGCCCGGCTGCGCTGGCTGCTTTCCCGGCTTCGGGTCCAAGACGTCACCCAGGCGGACAGCCTCACTGCGGTGCAGCTCCTGAGCGACGCCGGTGGCCTGCACGGCCACAAGTACGCCATCGACGCCCTCGTCGCCGCGATGGCGCTCCGCTCCCCGGCACCCGTCCTCGTGCTGACCTCGGACCGCGACGACTGGTCGAAACTGTGCGGCGACCGCGTACAGATCAAGGACGTCTGA
- a CDS encoding helix-turn-helix domain-containing protein: protein MGWWEVNADTLASSRFVVSPLCETTASLMVLAKGSPAHPAERRWLDSHGPAYRERLAADPVTALLVRVALGRHRWIADFLTPVPSHEGEAQGGAEFHDELARIRETPAETARSDLEIAHRGPLPDPLLRTDLPERIADLLEWVWREIVAPDWPRRRRVIEADVVARTGQLSRAGWAAALDDMHPEMQWLGGNRLQINTRDFPPRQLTGAQLLLAPVTPRRGWISMDRPDSHGTVHRNAVVYPCSGTLAEPERAATPEALARMLGTGRASVLALLDSPMSTTHLVAMTGQGLGSVGRHLKVLLDARLVGRRRTGRSVLYYRTAVGDALVRAQDS from the coding sequence TTGGGCTGGTGGGAAGTCAACGCGGATACGCTCGCGAGCAGCCGGTTCGTCGTGTCGCCTCTTTGCGAGACAACCGCGAGCCTGATGGTCCTGGCGAAGGGCTCACCCGCGCATCCCGCCGAGCGCCGCTGGCTGGACAGCCACGGGCCCGCCTACCGGGAGCGGCTGGCCGCCGATCCTGTTACAGCCCTGCTGGTGCGCGTCGCTCTGGGCAGACACCGGTGGATCGCCGACTTCCTGACACCGGTGCCCTCCCACGAGGGCGAGGCACAGGGCGGTGCGGAGTTCCACGACGAGCTCGCAAGGATCCGCGAGACGCCGGCCGAGACTGCCCGCTCCGACCTCGAGATCGCTCACCGCGGACCACTGCCCGACCCGTTGCTGCGCACAGATCTGCCGGAGCGCATCGCCGACCTGCTGGAATGGGTGTGGCGGGAGATTGTCGCGCCCGACTGGCCGCGGCGGCGACGCGTCATCGAGGCCGACGTCGTCGCGCGTACGGGCCAGCTGAGCCGGGCTGGCTGGGCAGCCGCACTGGACGACATGCATCCGGAGATGCAGTGGCTCGGCGGCAACCGGCTGCAGATCAACACCCGCGACTTCCCACCCCGGCAACTGACAGGAGCACAGCTGCTGCTCGCGCCGGTCACACCGCGCAGGGGATGGATCTCCATGGACCGGCCGGATTCCCACGGAACAGTGCACCGCAACGCTGTGGTGTACCCGTGCTCGGGCACACTCGCGGAGCCGGAGCGCGCAGCCACCCCGGAGGCGCTGGCAAGAATGCTCGGGACCGGGCGGGCGAGCGTGCTGGCGCTCCTGGACAGCCCCATGAGCACGACACACCTGGTGGCGATGACAGGCCAGGGTCTCGGGTCGGTGGGCCGCCACCTCAAGGTGCTTCTGGACGCCCGGCTGGTAGGCCGCCGCCGTACGGGGCGGTCCGTGCTCTACTACCGCACGGCTGTCGGCGACGCGCTGGTGCGAGCGCAGGACTCCTAG
- a CDS encoding MFS transporter — translation MRTYQELFSTPEFKPLLAATAAHVAAQTVSRMALGTLVYDATGSPLLTALSMFGPLLAQMIGASVLLSATDRLPPRVATIGLALFFAAATTTLALPGLPMGAIFAILSVQGMLGSVGGGVRYGLLTEILPTEGYLLGRSVLNMCAGSLQIFGYAAGALLVNILTPRGALLTGATLFVVAAAVARIGLARRPPRAQGRPSASETWRTNARLWAPKTRRRVYLALWVPNGLVVGCESLFVSYSPRHAGLLFAATAVGMLAGDTLTGRFLPTRWRDRFGAPPLLLLLAAPYLIFFLHPALPVALAAVTLGSIGFSANLLLQERLMSMVPSELKGHAFGLHSSGMFTMQGIAAAVAGGIAQLTSPATAMTVMAAASAVVTLTLTPGLQHMGPPARAVPAGAEVGREATDTNKG, via the coding sequence ATGCGCACCTACCAGGAGCTTTTCAGCACCCCGGAGTTCAAACCTCTGCTCGCGGCCACCGCCGCACACGTGGCAGCCCAGACAGTGAGCAGAATGGCACTGGGCACTCTCGTCTACGACGCGACCGGCTCACCGCTCCTGACAGCCCTCAGCATGTTCGGCCCGTTGCTGGCGCAGATGATCGGCGCAAGTGTCCTACTGTCGGCGACCGACCGCCTGCCGCCACGCGTCGCGACCATCGGCCTGGCACTCTTCTTCGCCGCAGCCACCACCACGCTGGCGCTGCCCGGCCTGCCCATGGGGGCAATCTTCGCGATCCTGTCCGTACAGGGCATGCTCGGCTCGGTCGGCGGCGGAGTGCGCTACGGACTGCTCACCGAGATCCTCCCCACAGAGGGCTACCTGCTCGGCCGCTCGGTACTCAACATGTGCGCGGGAAGCCTGCAAATCTTCGGATACGCCGCCGGCGCCCTGCTCGTCAACATCCTGACGCCCCGCGGTGCCCTGCTCACCGGCGCCACCCTCTTCGTCGTCGCCGCAGCCGTCGCCCGCATCGGGCTCGCAAGACGGCCGCCGCGCGCACAAGGCCGTCCGTCCGCAAGCGAGACCTGGCGGACCAACGCCCGCCTGTGGGCGCCGAAGACGCGGCGCCGCGTCTACCTCGCCCTGTGGGTACCCAACGGACTCGTTGTCGGCTGCGAGTCCCTCTTCGTGTCCTACTCACCACGCCACGCGGGCCTCCTGTTCGCCGCCACCGCTGTGGGCATGCTGGCCGGAGACACCCTGACCGGACGCTTCCTGCCCACCCGCTGGCGCGACAGATTCGGCGCCCCGCCACTACTCCTGCTGCTCGCCGCCCCGTACCTGATCTTCTTCCTGCACCCGGCACTGCCCGTCGCACTCGCCGCCGTAACCCTGGGGTCGATCGGCTTCTCCGCCAACCTGCTGCTCCAGGAACGCCTTATGTCCATGGTCCCGAGCGAGCTGAAGGGGCACGCCTTCGGATTGCACTCCTCAGGGATGTTCACCATGCAGGGCATCGCCGCGGCCGTCGCAGGCGGCATCGCGCAACTCACCTCACCCGCCACTGCCATGACCGTGATGGCCGCCGCTTCTGCTGTGGTCACCCTCACCCTCACACCTGGTCTCCAGCACATGGGACCGCCGGCCCGAGCCGTGCCAGCCGGAGCTGAGGTTGGCCGCGAGGCTACGGACACGAACAAGGGATAG